In the genome of Streptomyces sp. SAI-127, the window GGACGGACACGTGACCCCTTGCGACACCCAGTCCCCCGCGCAGCCTCACGGGGACGTCGTCGACGCCGACGGCGTCCCCCTGTCGGCGCTGGTGTGCGAGGTGCCCCGGCCTCGGGCCGTGGTGCTCGCCCTGCACGGCGGCGGCACCACCGCGACGTACTTCGACTGCCCCGGCCGTCCCGACCTGTCCTTGCTGCGCCTGGGCGCCGCGCTCGGGTTCACGGTCATCGCGCTCGACCGGCCCGGATACGGAGCTTCGGAGGCGTACGCCGAGAAGGTCCGCGATCCGGCGCGCCGCGTGGACCTGGGCTTCGCGGCCCTCGATGCGCTCCTCGCGCACCGGCCCGGCGGCGCCGGAGTCTTCCTGCTCGCGCACTCGGCCGGCTGCGAACTGGCCATGCGGATGGCCGCGGACGAGCGCGGCTGTGACCTCATCGGCCTGGAGATCGCGGGTACCGGCCTCGAACACAACCGGTCCGCCGTCGACACGCTCGACACGGCCGAGCGCGACGCCGGCGGACGGCCTCTGCGCCCACGCGGGTTGCGCGAGGTGCTGTGGGGTCCCAGCCGGCTGTACGCCCCCGAGGTGTACGACGACGCGGCGATTGCCGGACCCTCCCCGCTCTACGAGGCGGAAGCGCGCCACTGGGTGGACGAGTTCCCTCAGCTGGCTGCCCTGGTCGGGGCGCCGGTCCAGGTAAGCCTCGGTGACCACGAGACGGTGTGGCGCTCGGGGCCCGCCGAACTCGACCGCCTCGCGGCCCTGTTCACCGGTTCGCCTCGCGCCTGCGGGCACGAACAGGCGGGCGCGGGCCACAACTTGAGCCTTGGGCTCACCGCTCGCGCCTACCACCTGCGGGTGTTGTCGTTCGTGGAGGAGTGCGCGGTGCTGCGCGAGTCGGAAGAAGGACGGCGATGACCGGGGCCGAGTCGACGGCGGTGCTGCTGCTGCGGGTGGTCCTCGGCGTCACGGTGATCGTCCATGGCCTCAACCACTGGCGGGGCGGCGGGAGGATCGCCGGGACGGCCCGCTGGTTCACCGGGCTCGGGCTGCGGCACGGGCGGTTGCAGGCCTGGCTGAGCGTGGTCACCGAGGTGGGCGCAGGGGCCCTGCTCGTGCTCGGTTTGCTCACGCCGCTGGCCGGCGCGGCCGTGGTGTCGGTGATGCTCGTCGCCGGGTTCCTCGCGCACCGCCGCAACGGCTTCTTCGTGTTCAAGGACGGATACGAGTATGTACTCGTGCTCGCCGTGGCCTGCGTGGCGCTGGCGATGCTCGGCCCCGGAGACGTGTCGCTGGACGCCGCGGCCGGGATCGACATCGACGGCTGGGCGGGCGGCGGGCTCGCAGCGGGGGTCGGAGCGGCGGGCATGGCGGGGCTGCTCGCGGCCTTCTGGCGGCCGGGTGCACAGCTGCCGGAGGCGACAGCCGGCGAGGCAGCTGATGGGCCACTCGGCGAGGCACCGAATGGGCCACGCGCCAAGACACCTCATGCGACTCCCGCCGGGACAGCCGATACGCCGCCCGCCGAGACACCTGATGCGACCCGGGCCGAGACACCGCAAGAGTCACCCGACGAAGGGCAGGAACCATCGTGACGCACGTCGGATTCATCGGTCTGGGCAGCCAGGGCGCCCCCATGGCCCGCCGCATCATCGATGCCGGCTATTCCACGACGTTGTGGGCGCGCCGCTCGGCGACGCTCGCACCGTTCGCGGACACCCCGGCGAAACGGGCCGCATCGCCCGTCGAACTCGCCGCCGACTGCGACCTGGTGTGCGTGTGCGTCGTCGACGACGCCGACGTGGAGCACGTGATCCTCGGCGAGCACGGGGTGCTGGCCGGACTCCGCAAGGGCGGGGTGATCGCGGTGCACAGCACGGTCCATCCCGACACCTGCCGCCGCCTGGCGGAACAGGCGCGTACGCACGGTGTCGAGGTGATCGACGCACCGGTCAGCGGCGGCGGACCGGCCGCCGAGGCAGGCAGGCTCCTCGTCATGGTGGGCGGGCAGAATCCGACGTTCGCGTTCTGCCGCCCGGTGTTCGAGACCTTCGGCGATCCGGTGGTCCATGTCGGTCCGCTGGGTTCGGGACAAGCGGCGAAACTGCTCAACAACGTACTGTTCACGGCCCACTTGGCCGCGGCCGCCGACACGCTCGCGCTCGGGAACGAGCTGGGCCTGGACGCGGGTCGGCTAGCGGAGGTGCTCGGCCATGGCAGCGGCGCGAGCTTCGCGCTGGGACGGGTGGCCGCGGCGGGCGGCACCCTGACGCCGCTGGCGGGCCGCGCCGGCCCGTTGCTACGCAAGGACGTCCGGCTCCTGGCACAGCTCGTCGGGCGAGTCGAAAGCGCCACGCTCACGGCCGCCGACGACGCCTTGGGCCGCATGGAACATCCTCGTTGACATCGGAAGGCGGTACGTCATGCACGAACCCTCATTGATCTCCCATGCGTTGAGGTGTCAGCGCTCCGGCTCGGTCCTCACCCTCCGCCTGTTCTCCGACTGCTCGCGGGCCGTGCGCCGTTGCCGGTGGTCGGAACCGCGACGGGCATCATCTCGGGCAGCGGTCTCGAACTCCTTCTTGGCTGCAATGTCATCGTGGCGTCCACAGCCGCACGGTTTTCCTGTCCGCAGCTGCGCCAAGGCGTGATTCCGGTCCAAGGCGGGGCCATTCCGGGCGCACGGGTACCGATGGGTGCCGCACTGGAACTGCTACTGACCGGAGACTCGGTCGACGCGCAGCGCGCCCTCGAACCAGGCCCCGTCAACCGCGTCGTATCGCCCGACGCGCCGTGGAGTTGACGGGGTTCACGCCGGCCGCGCGGATCGCCGAAGGCTCCGCCCACGGACTTGAGCGGGCCCCGATTCACGTCGGGACTCTGGAGTTCCTTCCAGGCGGGTATTAGATTTCCTATTTGGAGAATCACATTTTCATCGAGTACACGACGCAGGAGGCGGGATGCCTGTCCACGGAAACGATCCAGGCGAACCGGGCCGCGCACGGCGACGCCTGTTGATCGACGGACGACTCGTCGACACCAAGGAGCACTTCGAGAGCCTCAACCCGGCCACCGGCGCCGTACTCGGCCATGCGCCCGACGCCACACCCGCCGACGCCGAGGCCGCGATATCCGCCGCACACCGCGCGTTCGACACCACCGACTGGGCCACGGACCGGGACCTGCGCATCCGCTGCCTCGACCAGCTGCACCAGGCTCTGCTCGACCAGGTGGAGGAGCTGCGCGAGCTGACCATCGCCGAGGCCGGTGCCACGCGCATGCTTACCCATGGCGCTCAACTCGAGGATCCCATCGGCATCGTGCGCTACTACGCGGACCTGTTGCGCACCTACTCCTTCACCGAGGACCTGGGCGAGGTCGAGAAGCACGGTCAGCGCCACCACCGCTGGCTGGAGAAGGAGGCGGTGGGCGTGGTGGCGGCGATCCTGCCGTACAACTACCCCAACCAGCTGGCCCTCGCCAAGCTCGCCCCCGCCCTCGCGGCCGGCTGCACGATCGTCCTCAAGGCCGCGCCCGACACCCCGCTGATCACCCTGGCGCTCGGCGAGTTGATCGCCGAGCACACCGACATCCCGCCCGGCGTGGTCAACGTCCTGTCCTCGTCCCGCGCGGACGTCGGCGAGGTGCTCACCACGCACGCGGACGTCGACGCGGTCAGCTTCACCGGATCCACCGTGACCGGCCGCCGCATCATGGCCGCGGCGAGTGAGACGGTGAAGAAGGTCTTCCTCGAGCTCGGTGGCAAGTCCGCGATGGTGGTCCTGGACGACGCCGACTTTGCGGTGAGCGCCCAGTTCGCCGCGTACATGATCTGCGTGAACGCGGGCCAGGGCTGCGCGCTGACCTCCCGTCTCCTTGTTCCGCGCTCCCGCCACGACGAGATCGTCGAGCTGATCGCGGGCCACTTCGCCCGTATCCGCCCCGGCGACCCGTCGCATCCGAAGACGTATCT includes:
- a CDS encoding alpha/beta fold hydrolase; its protein translation is MTPCDTQSPAQPHGDVVDADGVPLSALVCEVPRPRAVVLALHGGGTTATYFDCPGRPDLSLLRLGAALGFTVIALDRPGYGASEAYAEKVRDPARRVDLGFAALDALLAHRPGGAGVFLLAHSAGCELAMRMAADERGCDLIGLEIAGTGLEHNRSAVDTLDTAERDAGGRPLRPRGLREVLWGPSRLYAPEVYDDAAIAGPSPLYEAEARHWVDEFPQLAALVGAPVQVSLGDHETVWRSGPAELDRLAALFTGSPRACGHEQAGAGHNLSLGLTARAYHLRVLSFVEECAVLRESEEGRR
- a CDS encoding DoxX family protein encodes the protein MTGAESTAVLLLRVVLGVTVIVHGLNHWRGGGRIAGTARWFTGLGLRHGRLQAWLSVVTEVGAGALLVLGLLTPLAGAAVVSVMLVAGFLAHRRNGFFVFKDGYEYVLVLAVACVALAMLGPGDVSLDAAAGIDIDGWAGGGLAAGVGAAGMAGLLAAFWRPGAQLPEATAGEAADGPLGEAPNGPRAKTPHATPAGTADTPPAETPDATRAETPQESPDEGQEPS
- a CDS encoding NAD(P)-dependent oxidoreductase gives rise to the protein MTHVGFIGLGSQGAPMARRIIDAGYSTTLWARRSATLAPFADTPAKRAASPVELAADCDLVCVCVVDDADVEHVILGEHGVLAGLRKGGVIAVHSTVHPDTCRRLAEQARTHGVEVIDAPVSGGGPAAEAGRLLVMVGGQNPTFAFCRPVFETFGDPVVHVGPLGSGQAAKLLNNVLFTAHLAAAADTLALGNELGLDAGRLAEVLGHGSGASFALGRVAAAGGTLTPLAGRAGPLLRKDVRLLAQLVGRVESATLTAADDALGRMEHPR
- a CDS encoding aldehyde dehydrogenase family protein; this encodes MPVHGNDPGEPGRARRRLLIDGRLVDTKEHFESLNPATGAVLGHAPDATPADAEAAISAAHRAFDTTDWATDRDLRIRCLDQLHQALLDQVEELRELTIAEAGATRMLTHGAQLEDPIGIVRYYADLLRTYSFTEDLGEVEKHGQRHHRWLEKEAVGVVAAILPYNYPNQLALAKLAPALAAGCTIVLKAAPDTPLITLALGELIAEHTDIPPGVVNVLSSSRADVGEVLTTHADVDAVSFTGSTVTGRRIMAAASETVKKVFLELGGKSAMVVLDDADFAVSAQFAAYMICVNAGQGCALTSRLLVPRSRHDEIVELIAGHFARIRPGDPSHPKTYLGPLISAKQRDKVDGMVQRAVADGAKLITGGERVDPGFFYAPTLLVGVDPDSEIAQEEVFGPVLAVIPYDDTQGDDDAVRIANNSVYGLSGAVHSRDQERAVRVARRIRSGTFSINGGNYFHPDVPFGGYRQSGIGRESGVAGMEEFLETKAFGAPVAAGVKA